CGAAAACAAAATTATTTAAATGTCAATTTTTTGGCGAGGGGTCGGATGTAACAAATAGCTTACAACTGACCTAAAAAAACACTTAGAGAACACTTTTTGAGTGAGTTTGTGATGAGTGTCACTTGCGTCGAAGTGTTGTGTGTTTTTCAACAGGGGTTATCGATTCCGTACGGCATCGGCTGTGGGCTTGAACATGTAGAACCACTTAATCGGGTCGATTACTTTGTATTGAACATTGCCGATAGACTTGTTCCCGTTACGGTCGATGATTCCCGTGACAACGTGGGCGTGGGGGCCTGTCGTGTGCCCTGTGAGGCCGACTGTTGCGATGGGATCTCCGGCCATGACTTCTTGACCGTCCAGATAAAGTAACTGGTCGCAGTGCATGAAAATGACGACATCTTTTTTGCGCACAAGACCGATGACGATTCCTCCGCGTTCATCGCGGGCGGTCCATGCCTTGGCGGCAAACGGCGCGAGTATGCGTGCTCCCTGACGGCTTGCTACATCGATGCCGTTGTGCTGTCTAAAATTCGCTGTGGCTTGGGGGTGGTAAAATTCCGTAATGTAGGCGACGCTGTCCGACACGATCGATGTCCAGTATTTCCAGGCGGCGCCGATGGAATCCGATGCGGTGTTGCCGATGTAGTCGGGCCTCGAAAACTTGACGATGGTCCCTTCGGGAGGAACGTTTAATTTGTTCTTTTTCCAGGCGTTGGCAGGGTAGCCGTTTTCTTCGAGTGTTACCTTGATGTACTGCTGCACCATGCGCTCGTTGGTGATGATGGCGCTGAACCTTCCGATGGCGTAGCGGGCAATGCGTTGCAGGGTTTCCTTGCCGTCAAAGGTGTATTCGAACGAAGGCGCTATGGAAAGCTTATCGCGTTCGTGGATGCGGTTGCGCATGTTCGAAATTCCGGGTTCCGTTTCGGTCACGAACAGGAAGGGGAGCGCAATCACAAGTAAAAGCAACAGCGGGAAAATGGTCCTGAATACCTTGGAGGATCCGTCTAGCGGATTCTTCTCGATAATTGAAATCTTGTGGAGTTGCTCGATAATCCGGGTGAATGC
The Fibrobacter sp. UWH4 DNA segment above includes these coding regions:
- a CDS encoding M23 family metallopeptidase; translation: MQRKVLNDLYRQGGVTSFAFPGENEIPLEPLQNLALALNAGARFMVIDFSGKNHLKGDAPIEVQALFEKPLPQEILNKLNSESSSWTVTGSRAFPKDDDQFRNLYHNLQHIKKAIAQIVVILPLDINDEEAYYAKLISRLIVIDGDSVSEASAYLEDLPHFNKANLLWLLPQKPNKKKFYHAYRAVRRSHSFYKEIRLCDWRTSPEAFTRIIEQLHKISIIEKNPLDGSSKVFRTIFPLLLLLVIALPFLFVTETEPGISNMRNRIHERDKLSIAPSFEYTFDGKETLQRIARYAIGRFSAIITNERMVQQYIKVTLEENGYPANAWKKNKLNVPPEGTIVKFSRPDYIGNTASDSIGAAWKYWTSIVSDSVAYITEFYHPQATANFRQHNGIDVASRQGARILAPFAAKAWTARDERGGIVIGLVRKKDVVIFMHCDQLLYLDGQEVMAGDPIATVGLTGHTTGPHAHVVTGIIDRNGNKSIGNVQYKVIDPIKWFYMFKPTADAVRNR